In the genome of candidate division WOR-3 bacterium, one region contains:
- a CDS encoding UvrD-helicase domain-containing protein, which yields MLTQNLGKYRIIKWLGGGQFGDVYLAYDTILKESFALKISRMRREDTQILKEEARLLSQLEHKNIVRFYNIDYLEGKLVLITEYVKGDSLRELMEKKELDLTRSLDIIEQCLSALAYAHKKGIIHRDLKPENILVSKEGLVKITDFGLGKFLKKGSLSASIAGTPIYMPPEAWKGEFYPESDLYSLGAVFYEMVTKRPPFLGENLEEIRNLVFLKNPLPPRFFNPSLPETIEKAIIKSLSKNREERPSSAKEFSQLLLRKSLEIKPLVLLPRESEINLTPQQREIINSKEKKILVTGGPGTGKTTVLTYKVYYFLKEEGIEPESILVLTFTHKAAKDLKERLEKLMKREVRNINICTFHNLCLSLLKAEAEFLDFGQDFNVVPPFSESLRLKFIGLGKNQINRIKKEIEKFKSIPIAPEELERKAENEFQKLTAAVYKKYQTHLKSNNLIDFDDLIYYTYILLTKFPEIREKYSRQFQRILVDELQDLTPVQYKLLPLLSSVHGYIFLTGDESQSIYEWRNARPENIILAQTDFPGIKTYHLLTNFRLPEKICRICENLLRTEREKGSMFSLKEGGVLELFAAENEAEEVLFLTKKITEIVKKEKRSYSEIAVLYRVNYQSRIYEEGLINEDIPYTVIGDEKFYEREEIRKIIQLLDGITQQDKKLLLPVLAWLAGIPEGSLMLKENRFLFQGSEKRVKEFFILVNRLLAEESKTEEILIPLIFQSPLFSSWEKQEMGRRKIENVKELVNEAKAFKREELKDFLERVQLLEDLALVDWGKDLVRLLTVHAAKGLEFPIVFLVGMVEGLFPLLGTTLNKRSLAEERRLCYVAITRATERLYISYPKKIGGKIQQVSRFLPEMLGI from the coding sequence ATGCTTACTCAGAATTTGGGAAAATACCGAATTATTAAATGGCTCGGGGGTGGTCAATTTGGTGATGTCTACTTAGCCTACGATACCATCTTAAAAGAGAGTTTTGCCTTAAAAATCTCCCGAATGCGCAGAGAAGATACTCAAATCCTAAAAGAAGAAGCAAGACTTTTAAGTCAGTTAGAGCATAAAAATATTGTCCGTTTTTATAATATTGATTACTTAGAAGGCAAATTGGTTTTAATTACGGAATACGTGAAAGGGGATTCCTTAAGGGAGTTGATGGAAAAAAAGGAATTGGATTTAACCCGCTCGCTGGATATTATTGAGCAGTGTCTTTCCGCTTTGGCTTATGCCCATAAAAAAGGAATAATCCATCGGGACTTAAAACCTGAGAATATTTTAGTTTCAAAAGAAGGATTAGTGAAGATTACTGATTTTGGACTCGGTAAATTCCTAAAGAAAGGGAGCCTCTCCGCCTCCATTGCCGGCACCCCAATCTATATGCCGCCGGAAGCCTGGAAGGGAGAGTTTTATCCAGAATCCGACCTTTATTCCCTTGGTGCGGTTTTTTACGAAATGGTAACCAAAAGACCTCCCTTTTTGGGAGAGAATCTGGAAGAGATTCGGAATTTGGTTTTTCTAAAAAATCCCCTCCCGCCAAGATTTTTTAACCCCTCCCTACCGGAGACGATAGAGAAGGCGATTATAAAGTCTTTAAGCAAAAACCGGGAAGAGCGGCCAAGCTCTGCAAAAGAATTTTCACAACTCCTTTTGCGTAAAAGTCTGGAGATAAAACCCTTAGTCCTCCTCCCCCGAGAATCTGAGATCAATCTCACCCCCCAACAAAGGGAAATAATAAACTCTAAGGAAAAAAAGATTTTGGTAACTGGCGGCCCGGGAACCGGCAAGACAACCGTCTTAACCTATAAAGTTTACTACTTTCTAAAAGAGGAAGGGATTGAACCCGAATCAATCTTGGTCTTAACCTTTACCCACAAGGCAGCAAAAGATTTAAAAGAAAGGTTAGAAAAACTAATGAAGAGAGAGGTGAGAAATATCAATATTTGCACCTTTCACAATCTCTGCCTCTCCCTCCTGAAGGCGGAAGCGGAATTTTTAGATTTTGGTCAAGATTTTAACGTAGTCCCCCCTTTTTCTGAATCCCTTCGCTTAAAATTTATCGGTCTCGGTAAGAACCAGATTAACCGCATAAAGAAGGAAATTGAAAAATTTAAGTCAATTCCTATTGCTCCGGAGGAATTAGAACGGAAAGCAGAAAATGAATTCCAAAAACTAACGGCCGCGGTTTACAAAAAATACCAGACTCACTTAAAGAGTAATAATTTAATCGACTTTGACGACCTCATCTACTATACCTATATTCTCCTCACAAAATTTCCCGAGATTAGAGAAAAATATTCACGCCAGTTCCAGAGGATTCTGGTAGATGAATTACAAGATTTGACACCAGTTCAATACAAACTCTTACCCCTCCTCTCCTCCGTCCATGGCTATATTTTCTTGACAGGAGATGAAAGCCAATCAATCTACGAATGGCGCAATGCCCGACCGGAGAATATCATTTTAGCCCAAACCGATTTCCCTGGGATAAAAACCTATCACCTCCTCACCAATTTTCGGCTGCCGGAGAAGATCTGCCGGATCTGCGAAAATTTGCTTCGCACCGAAAGGGAAAAAGGTTCTATGTTCTCTCTGAAAGAGGGCGGGGTTTTAGAACTATTCGCCGCGGAAAACGAAGCGGAAGAGGTGTTATTTCTAACAAAAAAGATAACAGAGATTGTGAAGAAGGAGAAACGTTCTTATTCCGAAATAGCAGTCTTATACCGTGTTAACTACCAATCGCGAATTTACGAAGAAGGGTTAATCAATGAGGATATCCCCTACACTGTGATTGGTGATGAAAAGTTTTACGAGCGGGAAGAGATCAGAAAAATTATTCAACTTTTGGATGGAATCACCCAGCAAGACAAAAAACTTCTCCTTCCGGTCCTTGCCTGGCTTGCCGGCATCCCCGAAGGGAGTTTAATGCTCAAAGAGAATCGCTTCCTCTTTCAGGGTTCCGAAAAGAGAGTGAAAGAATTTTTCATTCTGGTTAATCGGTTATTGGCGGAAGAGAGTAAAACCGAAGAAATCCTCATCCCCCTCATTTTCCAATCCCCCCTCTTTTCTTCCTGGGAGAAGCAGGAGATGGGAAGAAGAAAGATTGAGAATGTGAAGGAGTTGGTAAATGAGGCAAAGGCATTTAAGAGGGAGGAATTGAAAGACTTTTTAGAACGGGTTCAACTCCTTGAGGACCTGGCATTGGTTGATTGGGGGAAGGACTTGGTTCGGCTCTTAACCGTCCATGCCGCTAAGGGTTTAGAATTTCCCATCGTCTTTCTGGTAGGAATGGTGGAAGGCCTTTTCCCTTTACTGGGAACAACACTAAATAAAAGAAGTCTGGCTGAAGAGCGAAGGCTTTGTTATGTGGCAATCACCAGGGCGACCGAAAGGCTTTACATCTCCTATCCCAAAAAGATCGGGGGAAAAATTCAACAGGTATCACGCTTTCTTCCCGAGATGCTGGGCATTTGA
- a CDS encoding transglutaminase-like domain-containing protein: protein MKRIILFSTWFLFFFCQKGQTLREDETWLGFYLNGKKVGYSFQKFQIGPKNFRFYNRAKMRLAMAGSVQELLTTTDCTTNPDFSIQGLRFDLIAPKQKVRINALVRENELYQEVFTEKGPRRTKISLEDKIYPSFALGKIVHQKKLTPNKDYNFHIFEPILNKILLATVTVLGKEEVKIGDSTYLCTKAKVVMANNTSFYWIDTLGREIKEETPPQMLAIRESPQEALSQEKGEEAIDIISYFSIKADTVIPKAQGLEYLKIQITGIKPSDFDLNLAEQKVISEDPLILEIRYPHLQEKPIPLPINQQKEFLKPSLYIQSDDRDIINKAKEVKGEKEDAQEVAKKILFWVYENLRKVPTASLPSAVDVLKSKEGDCNEHSILFAALCRAAGIPAKICVGLVYFQGSFYYHAWNLIYLDRWVACDPTFGEFPANPTHIILKVGEIEEQAKVLNAVGKIKIKVLEFN, encoded by the coding sequence ATGAAAAGAATAATTCTTTTCTCTACTTGGTTTCTCTTTTTCTTTTGCCAAAAGGGACAAACCCTAAGAGAAGATGAGACCTGGCTTGGTTTTTATCTCAACGGAAAAAAGGTGGGCTATTCCTTCCAAAAATTTCAAATCGGACCGAAAAACTTTCGGTTCTACAACCGCGCCAAAATGCGTTTGGCAATGGCGGGGAGCGTCCAAGAACTTTTGACCACCACCGACTGCACCACCAATCCGGATTTTAGTATTCAAGGCTTGCGTTTTGACCTAATTGCCCCAAAACAAAAAGTGCGGATAAACGCCTTAGTGAGGGAAAATGAACTTTACCAAGAAGTCTTTACCGAAAAAGGTCCGCGGCGCACAAAAATTTCCTTAGAAGATAAAATTTATCCCTCCTTTGCTCTGGGTAAGATTGTTCACCAGAAGAAATTGACACCGAATAAAGATTATAATTTCCATATCTTTGAACCTATTCTCAATAAAATCCTCTTAGCCACGGTAACGGTTTTAGGAAAGGAAGAAGTGAAAATCGGTGATTCAACTTATCTCTGCACCAAAGCGAAAGTGGTAATGGCAAATAATACTTCCTTCTATTGGATTGACACTCTTGGCCGGGAGATTAAAGAAGAGACTCCACCCCAGATGTTGGCAATAAGGGAATCGCCCCAAGAAGCGCTATCTCAGGAAAAAGGAGAAGAGGCAATTGACATCATCTCCTATTTCTCAATTAAGGCAGATACCGTAATTCCAAAAGCCCAGGGCTTGGAATATCTAAAAATCCAAATCACGGGTATTAAACCTTCGGATTTTGACCTAAATCTTGCTGAGCAAAAGGTCATTTCTGAAGACCCATTAATCTTAGAGATAAGATATCCGCACCTTCAAGAAAAACCTATTCCTTTACCCATCAATCAACAAAAGGAATTTCTAAAACCTTCCCTTTATATCCAATCTGATGATAGAGATATTATCAATAAAGCAAAAGAGGTAAAAGGGGAAAAGGAAGATGCCCAAGAGGTGGCGAAAAAAATCCTTTTTTGGGTTTATGAAAACCTGAGAAAAGTACCAACCGCTTCCTTACCTTCCGCAGTTGATGTCTTAAAGAGTAAAGAAGGGGATTGTAATGAGCACTCCATCCTCTTTGCCGCCTTATGCCGGGCCGCTGGTATCCCAGCAAAAATCTGTGTTGGTCTTGTCTACTTCCAAGGTAGTTTCTACTACCACGCCTGGAATTTGATCTATCTTGACCGATGGGTTGCTTGTGACCCGACCTTCGGCGAATTTCCTGCCAATCCCACCCATATCATCTTAAAGGTGGGAGAAATTGAAGAGCAAGCAAAGGTCTTAAACGCAGTGGGAAAAATTAAAATAAAGGTTTTAGAATTTAATTAA
- the panC gene encoding pantoate--beta-alanine ligase, producing MRVVRKIKTMQDLAQEAKKKGKIIGFVPTMGYLHEGHLRLVRIARKKSDLCVVSIFVNPLQFGPKEDFKEYPRDIKRDKKLLEKEGVDILFYPEEKEMYPDDFSTYVKVEGLTEGLCGRSRPGHFQGVTTVVTKLFNSVLPHFAVFGEKDAQQALVIKRMVRDLNMPIKIIVAPTVREKNGLAMSSRNVYLSPKEREEATVLYRSLLKAKEMIERGERNSNVIIGKMREMIEETSGKIDYIAIVDTKDLKEMEVIKGEVLIALAVYFSKARLIDNIRVKV from the coding sequence ATGAGAGTTGTTAGGAAGATTAAGACGATGCAAGATCTTGCCCAAGAAGCCAAGAAAAAAGGGAAAATTATTGGCTTCGTGCCAACGATGGGTTATCTCCACGAAGGGCATCTCCGTTTGGTAAGAATTGCCCGAAAGAAAAGCGATTTGTGCGTTGTTAGTATTTTTGTCAACCCCTTACAATTTGGACCAAAAGAGGATTTCAAGGAATATCCGAGGGATATAAAGAGGGATAAGAAATTATTGGAAAAAGAAGGGGTTGATATCCTCTTTTATCCCGAAGAGAAAGAGATGTATCCGGATGACTTCTCAACTTATGTAAAGGTTGAGGGACTAACTGAAGGCTTATGTGGCCGCTCGCGACCGGGTCATTTCCAAGGTGTCACTACAGTGGTCACTAAACTTTTTAACAGCGTATTACCTCACTTTGCGGTTTTTGGAGAAAAGGACGCCCAACAGGCATTGGTGATAAAGAGAATGGTGAGGGATTTGAATATGCCGATTAAAATAATTGTCGCCCCAACTGTCCGAGAAAAAAATGGATTGGCGATGAGTTCAAGGAATGTTTATCTCTCCCCAAAAGAAAGGGAAGAAGCGACGGTTCTCTACCGATCTTTATTAAAAGCAAAGGAGATGATTGAAAGAGGGGAGAGGAATTCCAATGTGATTATTGGCAAAATGCGGGAGATGATTGAAGAAACAAGTGGTAAGATAGATTATATTGCGATTGTTGATACGAAGGATTTAAAGGAGATGGAGGTAATTAAAGGGGAGGTTTTAATCGCCCTGGCGGTTTACTTTTCCAAAGCGAGGTTAATTGATAATATAAGGGTTAAAGTATAA